The genomic interval CACCTTTTAGTTGAACTGTTGAACAGCAACCAACATGGAGTCAACAAGGTGAAGAAAACCGCCCTGTGGTTCCTTTACCTGTCAGAAAAATATAGTAGTTATATGAAAAGTACAATACATACCTAATAGTGGTCTTAGAAAAGGTTTACTTGAAGGTGTTTCTGTTTAAAAGTGGCTGATTTTGCAGAGTCAACCAAATTGTTGAAATTGTTTGTCCATTTTGGGCCTGTAAAAAACCTTTGGTTTAGACTAGGGGTGGgaaaattattccacaaaggggttttcattccaacccataaagaggacaccttttcaccaacaGGTGCAatgagtggattgcagtcaggtgctttttgttttctgcagaaatctcattggttaaagtgtctttgcaggattggttgcaacaaaaacagtGGCCATCGAGGAcctgtttgcccacccctggtttagacctTTGTTTTGATTAAGAGCAATAAACTGGTTCTTTTTTAGCGGAGTGGAGTTTTTCAGGATTCCCTGTGCAATTTTGCACTGCATTTGTGCCTTATTTGAAGGTGTCCCTCCATTAAACTGGCATATTTTCAGTGGTTGCTGCAAAAGAAAGCCTAATATTTCAAAGGGACTCGGTGTTCAAATGTCTTATTTCACACAAATCAATACATAAAAGTGGTGCATTTTGAGGGATGTTTGTgtaagaaaggctttttttctgggttCACAATGTGTGAAAGTGGCTTATTTTGGGAATCTTTGTATAAAACATGTacaatttaaagtttttttgtaTCAAAGTGGCAGGGTCTACCCTGTCAATGTATCATATTTTGTAACATGGATGTGTAAAAGTGGGTTATTTGAGCAGATACTTCAGTAAAAGTGGCTGATTTAGTTAAGGAATCTATACACAAATTATATTTGGAGGGCCCTTGTGAAAGTGAATTATTTCAATAGGGTCTCTTGAGTAATACATGACTTATTTTCCTATTTTGATTTGATCTGGACTCTCATTTTATGACAGAAAACCCATTGCTGCTTTTGCTGCTCTCTAGTGGAAAACGTGGCTACAACGCCAAAGAGTGCAATAATTATATTTGACAAGCTCTTTCCCAGGATTTCAACAAATGCACCTTTAATATGAATAAATCTGCAGGCACGTGACAGTTAAAATTGTTCATTATTACCATATAATAAGAATATTTTTGTCCTACAGGCTCCAATGAGTCCAGACAGTCAGAGAGTTTCTCGATATAAATGTTGCAGACCCcgtgtatatatagtaaatgTTGGCTTTGTGGATAAACAAACGGGCCGCTACTAATTTGGAGCTGTCTTTTATTTTCTAAGAGATTCGTGGCTAGTATTTTCGGACATTGGCGTATTTATACAGCGGGAGTCCGGTAAACATGAActctaagggaaaaaaaatcattaaagcaagtgtacaaacaaaaagaaagatcaTTAAATATTTGTGAGGAAAGTCATTAAAACGtgagaaaatataaataaatcaaatagcGTGTGAAGAATCAAAATGGGATTTAGAAATTTAGAATCATAAGCTTAAATGCCAAAAAGTGTTATGACGATTTAGCAATGCAATTTctaggaaataaaacaaaattaaatgtggCAGAGCCTTATGAGGATGAGAGTTATGGATATCAAATGTATGGCTTAGCTAAATAATTGATCAATTATAacaattgttaaaaaaacaactaatcaAACTCGAACATCATTTTTCAAGAGATGAATTTATGATTATACTGAAACTTATTGTCACTATTTATCAACCTTTTAGCTAAGCAACTACCAGAAagtgaaatgtaaataaaattataCTACAAGGGAGCAAAAAagccaagaaaataaaaacaaaatacatgaaataaatatttaaagtaTCAAAGAAGGAACCAGTATAAACAgcgaaaaaaatattaaacaagaTAAAGCTGGCTCAATGAAAAGGTGATCaaattgctgattttttttttttttaaaagcatataAAACTTAAAAACCTGCCGTAAACAATGTGGCTCTTTGTGCATTGTCATCTTGTTCAAAAGAAGAATTTCTTAGAAACAAAAAGTGATAATCATcagtgcttgttttttttcaaaatgaggaGGCACCCTGATGCGACAGGCCCGTTTTGGGCAGACCTGCCAGCTAATTACAGCTCTACTTTCTTGAAGAGGGAGGTACTTGCATAGtgggggcttttttttcttactttttttttgtatgttgtaATGATGCTTATGGGCCAATATGGTATAAATACTCGCAAGTTTACCGGGGAAAGCAGCATATCCTCAGTTGTGCTCCAAGCCAAAGGATATACAGAAGCGCCAGCAGCTCACTGGTGCTGAGGAGATTCTTTTCGGTTTTACCCCAAAATTTGGTCTCGGTAAGTGTTTACTTTTGTTTTATGGATGCATTCGCTTTAGCGAGCCTGTTTCTTGGATCTATGTTAGTGTTGCATTGTTGGGGAAATGCTCAACTTGGGACATCATACGGGgtcaactttgtttttttccagctgcAATACAACTgatgtgcatgttttttgttgggATTTTGTTTTCATAAACTAATTTGATCACTTGCAGGTTTTGACCATAGAAAATGGACATCCGCGTTGCATGCATCGTCCTCCTCATGGGGGCCGTGGTCGCAGGCCACGGCAAGGCTTACGTGGTCAAGAAGGTGGTGAAGGCCGCCCCCCAGTACGAGCCTTATCACGTCAAGAGCCAAGGTAAGAAAAATGGCAGAACACGGCTAACCCACATCTCACTTTGCCCTAGATATAAAACTTACATTTGTAGCTTTGATTTGTGTTTATCTTTATGGAGATGATGGCAATGGTTAGAATCGTTTTTCTCAATGCAGGGTGGCAGTTAAGAGAAAGCCTATTGAGAAAAAATTTGCAGCTCATCATTATGATTACTTTAGAAGGGATAACTATCACTAAATTAGGGAAAAGACGATATGATAGTTATATTAATTTACATCTCTGAAAGACATATTAGGGAAGGCTCATTCAGGAAAATAGTGATGAATTTTAATCTATgtattttcataaaaatatcaaaagatTTATACAGCATTGTTATAATAGTGATTTTTACCATTGGGGTCCATATTTAGTGTAAATATTTACCTAAATCgtttttgtaattttgtaaatgtaaatCCTCCTAGCAAGATATACATATTAGTTAGGATACATATTTTAGGCCAGGAACGCTTTTGACAGGTCATTTGAAAAactaattcactgccattgatggcaatggctgtccaatctattttaactgtAAGCTATTAGCACCAGCCAtctctagtcaaaatggattggacatccatatTCGAAACATGAACACTTACTtcccagccctcccagttcaaatgataaGAAGAAAAGTTACAATGAACGAGGCATATAAAACTCCTATTCAAGAAAAACATCACCCTGTAACTGCAAATCCTCACTGGCCTTAATACAGATTAATTATAATACTTATTTGAACAGCAATGAGCCATAATCAGAAAATCGTAATCCaggtcatttacatttttttgcacctGCTGTACACAACTCTAGGCAGTATGCAGATGCATAATTGTGTACAGAAGTTTCAAAGAAGGTGAAATGCCACTTTCCTGATCATGGCATAGCAGCTTGTTTAGCTGCTATTTTGGCCTTTGCAAATGAGAGCCCAGTTTGCCAGCAGCAGCACTGtggtttgtttgtctgggcgTGGCACGCAGGGAGGAGAACACATCTGCCAGGCTTTATTCCAACCACATTAAAAAGGCAGAAAGTAAGCCATGCGCATCATATAAAAAGCAGCACTCCCCATTATGCAGACTGCTGATTAAAAGCATTTGACGAGTGTGGTCTATGCCAGTAGCATTTGTTCAtttgtgcattcattttttgaagactAAAACTAATAGGActaaattaattcaatttgaaGTGTTGCCATCAGCCATTTACTTCTATGATAGCAACATACTCATCTGTTCTCAATTGATTTACTTTTTAAAGGGCCAAGtagggaaataaataaaagaccaGTAAGAAGTACATATGTATCAAATATACTagcaaaatatttgaatgtggaaaaagtgATTTCCACACTcaaatttttcaaataaatgataCTTGACCTCAAATCTACGGTTTCACAAATTacagtatatagtatatatacccacacacatatatatatatatatatgtatgtaaatccGTACATATGCACCCCTccataaaatatgtaaatgtgataaataattcatttagcaTTTTGAAGATGCCActatcaaaaaaaaattacaccatAGCTCAACATCACTACAAGGAaactacaaataaaatatgtacgGTATTTCCTGTCAGCGAAGTGTTGTCTAACATTGTCATGGTCTCATAATCTGGTTTGTAGTTTAGTTCCATAGCCGTGAATGTAGTCCATTCCTCTATTTTTAGTGCTGCAACTAAATAAGGCATGTAGGTACAATTTAATGTCTCAAAACTTTGTATGTTGACTTGACTACAACAGTAGTTTGTTTCTTCATTTCTTATTACTGATCTTgacatcttttgttttgtttttgttcttttttcttcttcttttgtttaCAGTGGTGGCAGGTGAGCCTGGTATTCCAGGTGAGTCTGGTCCCGTGGGTCCCCCTGGACCCCCTGGCCCCGAAGGAAAGAGCGGAGTCGGCTACCCCGGACCCCACGGACCTCCCGGACCCCCTGGAGCTCCTGGCCGTTCCATCACTGGCAAATCTGGAACCCCCGGCGGCCCCGGCAAACCCGGTATTCCCGGAGCACCTGGTGAGAAAGGACACACCGGTGCCACCGGAGCCCAAGGACCCAGAGGAGCTCCCGGTTCTTCAGGAAGCCCTGGACCCGCTGGCATCTCTTCTACTGGCAAACCCGGACCTTCTGGTCTTCCTGGATCAATGGGCCCAAGAGGAGAGCCTGGTCTGAAAGGACATCCCGGTGTTCCTGGCCTGCCAGGTCCCAAGGGTGAGAGAGGTATGGGAATCCAAGGACCCCAGGGTGCCACCGGCCACACAGGACCAATGGGACCTACTGGAGCTCCAGGCCAGTCTGCAGTTGGCAAGCCAGGAAAGTCAGGTATGCCCGGTGAGCCAGGAAAGTCAGGAAGCCCCGGTAGAGATGGTGCCCCTGGCGCCACTGGACCAATGGGACCCAAGGGACACACCGGTGCCCCCGGTGTAGGTTATGCCGGCAAGCCCGGTGAGAATGGCGCCCCAGGTCTGCCCGGTTCAGCTGGCCCTAAGGGCCACCAGGGACCCGCCGGCCCCACCGGAGCCCCAGGAACCCCAGGATACGGAAAGCCAGGTGCAAATGGagagaagggagagagaggatTTACCGGCAGCCCAGGTGCCACTGGCCAGAAGGGTGAGCAAGGTCCTACCGGATACACCGGTGCCACTGGTGCCACTGGAGCTACTGGCCCCATGGGCCCAGCAGGCGTTAGAGGTTTCCCAGGTGAGACCGGCGCGACCGGCCCCAAAGGCGACTCTGGTCCAACTGGAGCTCCAGGAGCCAAGGGCAACAAGGGAGACGTAGGACCACAAGGATTCCAGGGCAAGCAGGGTTATCCTGGCCCAGCTGGCCCCGCTGGATCCAGAGGAGCCACCGGAGCCACTGGTGAGAAGGGTCATCTCGGTGCCCCAGGTACCCCAGGTGCCCCAGGCATTCCCGGCCCCGCCGGACCCAAAGGTCTGCCCGGCCGCGCTGGAGAGTCTGGTGCCGTTGGTCCTACTGGAGCCACTGGTTCTCGTGGACCTTCTGGACCTCAGGGTCCCGCTGGTACTCCTGGTCACAAGGGACACCCAGGTCTCCCTGGATCTCCCGGCCCCGCCGGCCAGACCGCCAAAGGCGTACCCGGACCTCAGGGTGCCCCCGGTCTCCCCGGTGAGAGTGGTATTGACGGACAACCCGGCCCAGTTGGTCCTCCCGGTCTTCCCGGACCTCCCGGCGAGGTGGTCTTTGAGAAGGGCATGGGAATGGGAATGACCGAGATGATGGTCAAGGCCCCCATGTCTGCTTTCACAGCAGCCCTGACCACTCCCTACCCAGCCTCTGGCAGCCCCATCAAATTCGACCACATCGTGTACAACGCCGAGAGCCACTATGACCCCGAATCCGGCATCTTCACCTGCCAGGTGCCCGGAGTTTACTACTTCTCCTACAGCATCCACGTGAACGGCGCCCACGCCCTGGTGGCCCTGTACAAGAACGACCAGCCTGTCATGTTCTCCTACGATGAGTACAACAAGGGCTTCCTTGACCAGATGTCTGGTAGCGCCGTCCTTCTGCTGAACGAGCAAGACACCGTGTACGTGCAGATCCCCGACGAGGAGGCCAACGGAGTCTTTGCCGCCGAGAACGTGCACTGCTCTTTCTCCGGCTTCCTGATCGCCTCAACGTGATAAGTCGGTCACCGAGACGCGAAAAGCCAACAGCCAACCAACTATACGTGCTCTCTATTGCTCCAACCAAGTGTCAACCCAACTGTCGACTCTTGTCTTTGAGCAATGGAAGCATGTCGACTTGAAATTTTCCACAACAACTAGGTGCTTAGAAGAAGGAAAAATCTAATTTATGTTAACAGGAGATCAGGGATGGAGAAAGCAATTCACCACATGGCCTGCAGGATGCTTTTTGGAATGGAGACAGCATGTGAACCCGAGGTTTTATATCTgtgttgtgtcttttttttttcttcactcttTTCTTTTCCACACCTTTATAAAGACTCTGACTGATGATTCTGACTTCCtggtttgtctgttttttttttgtacaacctcgatttttttgtttatatatatatacatatatatatatatgtttcttGCCCCAAAGCCCAGCaatcttattaaaaaaagacaaagtacatCAACACTTTCTGTTGTAACGATTCTCTGTATATGACTTGAATATTGTGAAATGGGAAAGTGGTCAAATTGACcgtgataaataaaaataagtactAATCGGAATATTGTCATACGAGCAATGCTCTCTGAGCAGCAAATGCCATTTTATATCCCTGAAAATGCATTATGTCATGTAAAGCATTATTGACACAATAAAAAGATGTCTTAACAATATCTTTCTGTCTCCGGAGAACTTTGTAATTTTCTAAGTAGGAGGGGGGCATTAAGTAAGACTTAATAGTGTACATAGTGACATTTTCTCAAATTACCTTAAATATTGTGGATGGCAAatttaagataaaataagattaataaatataaattaattttgattGTATCATCATTAAttacaagttcaaatcagttcTAAAGATAAATTAAATTATGACACCATTGTAAATCACATTAGCCAGTTCAATTGATTTACCATGTTACTATTTCTAATgtatctaaaaaataatatatcttttttttccattttttaatatcagatgttttaaaacatatttttaaattcattcatcttccgttttGCAAAGTCAAGCGAGTTAACCACTACATTATCAGGTggaattttttaattcaattataGTCATTTAAATCAGCACTTCAAATAAGTGCAAGGCAAATGAATTCATAATCTGTCAATTAACATAATATGAgagtttttaaatattatgtttttgttgttgatgatgacgacagggcctatgtccgattattattattattattattattattattattattattactattattattattatgtatagcAGAATTAGGCAGATCAATTCAAGAGACTCGATACCTTGATGCAAGGAACAATTTGCATTATAAgatatgaatttaaaatacGTTCATATCATCGCTCCTTGTCAAAGTATTTATTAGTAGCTGTAAAAACGTGGTGGACAGTCAATATATtcatgtttatatttatatatggtcaaaaaaatgtcttcctaCTTGAAATAGGGGGTAAAAACCCTCAATCCCTGTGAATAGTGAAGGGAAAAACAACTGCACACAATGCAAACAGTGAAGGGCTGTAAATACTCGGGTTGCAATGACCTAAAAGTAGCCATAAGACACTCCAAGgcagttcatttcatttcagttgTGTAAATTTACAAAAGCCAGTCTGTCTTCCTGCGGGATGAGACTTGTTTGATGTATCCTAGCCTCCCCCAAACCCTTGGGGAAcccaaaaaggaagaaaattgGCTGTTGTAAACTGACGAGACACTGTGGTCGCTCGGTGCACTCTAGACAAGACAGGAGCAGACATGGCTTTGACTTTTGGTTTTTCCCACAAGCCGCATCAGTACATTTTCAACTATTTAAATTGGCTGGAATGTACCATGCCTACATTTCATAGTTCACTATCATTGGACTTGACTTTGGAGGCAGACTTGACCTTGAGATCAGTGTTTATCAAAATCAGTTGGCCTTTGTGCAGCCCAAAACAGCACAAACAGAAATATGATGTAAAAAGCACACCCTGCTTTTTGCGGCCGTCCCACGGCTGGGCTTAAGGCCACAGCGGAGGAAGTGGATACTACGTGGGAAGTTTGGGTGTGTGCTGTGGGTAGACACAAACACGCCGGAAGTCATTTCCTGCAATTTTCTGGGTGGGCGCATATTTATATCAATTCATTATACACAAATACCAACCTTGACAAGACAGTGACAAATATCTCCGCAACCACAGACGCTccactaaacaaaacaaaaaggttcACGCCCCAAACACTGTAATTTATGACACCTCCAAAAGTATAGTTGTCTTTTAAATCAGTACTGCATAATTGTGTTATTCTTACTGAGGGAAAAATGTCCAAACTTATAATCATATACTACTTGacgcagtaaaaaaataaataaaaaacgtaAAAGATAACTCGCCTATCAACGTGTTTATCATCCTTGATCTTAATAAAGTCAAGGCAAACTGTTACCTacagtatattaaatttcaaaaCTCTCATGATTATGGAATAGTAGCTTTCACTGCATACTTAACCTACAAAAATCTTTGTTATATTTCCCTTACAATAAGACTGAGTTGATATTACACAATAACCACATTAGAGTGCAGCCATGTCAAATTCTCTGCCAAGTTTGAATCATGTGTTTATAGATTTGTGGTTCATGATGATTTGTTAGCCTGTCGATGATTATACACAGTAGATTGGTTAGATAAACATGATGAATTCACAtagatttttaattttacaactgGCGATTGCAATAAACAGCTTGAAACAAATGCCTGGCCACATTTTTAAAGGCTGAAATTCTGTCAACTTGCTACTAAGGCTGTTGTTGTTGCTCTTGTGGACACTAACTTTGTGATCATCTATGTAACATGGACCAGTGTCTATTGATCCTCAAAAGgccatatttgatttttttcatatcaGAACTGATTAtttgaggaattactgtattcAGGAGTTAGCCAGTCGAGGGAAGCTTTGTGTGCAATTTGCCAGTAGAGGGCAGTGCAGaattattgttgcctgtaggttaTGAGTGGCCAGTAGGTGACGAGTTATAGCTAGGATCCGGCAGCCTTCAGCCTGCAATAGCACACACGtgctttctgatttttttttctttttttctgctattggCAAAAATATCCAGACTCTCAAGCATACAAATGTTATTATAAAGTGACATTttaatggaaaacaaaatgtgtatcctttaaaaaatgtttaagctCGTGTAAATACTAGATTTGAGTCTGCCATGCTATCTTGTACAGAACAacctagatttaaaaaataaaaacgtataTCAATTTTTCAAAGGTATGAGTAAGAAGAATGCTTTGATTTGAAATGCATGCTGCAGAAAAGCTGGAAATATTTCattgaaataaatcattttttttaaatatgaaaaacagaCATCAAGACGCAAATACCAGACAGACAGTTActcgttcattttctgtaccatggATCCTCACAGGGGTTTTGTGACGACACAATGTTAGGAAATATTGAGTGAAAGCACCAAATTAGACTCAAGAGACcttaacaaacacaaacaaactgaGTGCGCCAATTCACTTTCCTTTATTCTTCAGTGCTCACAGAAAGTCAACACCTAAATACCATGTTGTTGCCAATGTTACATTCAATCTTTATGTACAAAAGAAGGGGGGAAATCCTATCTAAAATGTACTAGTCTAGAGATGAAGTGTTATATAATAATCACAGCTtgatcagtttttttttgttttgtttttgcttaaaACATCTCCCAGTTTTATTCAGTCTTacaaatggtgaaaaaaaaacaagaaaacagtcATTTACAATgggttaaaaatgtcatttaggtACAATTCAGTCATAAAACCAGCAATATCAAAGTCTATACAACGTGCATTACT from Stigmatopora argus isolate UIUO_Sarg chromosome 15, RoL_Sarg_1.0, whole genome shotgun sequence carries:
- the col10a1a gene encoding collagen, type X, alpha 1a: MDIRVACIVLLMGAVVAGHGKAYVVKKVVKAAPQYEPYHVKSQVVAGEPGIPGESGPVGPPGPPGPEGKSGVGYPGPHGPPGPPGAPGRSITGKSGTPGGPGKPGIPGAPGEKGHTGATGAQGPRGAPGSSGSPGPAGISSTGKPGPSGLPGSMGPRGEPGLKGHPGVPGLPGPKGERGMGIQGPQGATGHTGPMGPTGAPGQSAVGKPGKSGMPGEPGKSGSPGRDGAPGATGPMGPKGHTGAPGVGYAGKPGENGAPGLPGSAGPKGHQGPAGPTGAPGTPGYGKPGANGEKGERGFTGSPGATGQKGEQGPTGYTGATGATGATGPMGPAGVRGFPGETGATGPKGDSGPTGAPGAKGNKGDVGPQGFQGKQGYPGPAGPAGSRGATGATGEKGHLGAPGTPGAPGIPGPAGPKGLPGRAGESGAVGPTGATGSRGPSGPQGPAGTPGHKGHPGLPGSPGPAGQTAKGVPGPQGAPGLPGESGIDGQPGPVGPPGLPGPPGEVVFEKGMGMGMTEMMVKAPMSAFTAALTTPYPASGSPIKFDHIVYNAESHYDPESGIFTCQVPGVYYFSYSIHVNGAHALVALYKNDQPVMFSYDEYNKGFLDQMSGSAVLLLNEQDTVYVQIPDEEANGVFAAENVHCSFSGFLIAST